The following are encoded in a window of Acidicapsa ligni genomic DNA:
- a CDS encoding EF-Tu C-terminal domain-related protein produces the protein VMPGDNIQLEIELHTPVAMEKGLRFAIREGGRTVGAGAISEIIA, from the coding sequence TGGTTATGCCAGGCGACAACATCCAGTTGGAGATTGAGCTGCACACTCCAGTTGCGATGGAAAAGGGACTGCGCTTCGCGATTCGCGAAGGCGGCAGGACAGTCGGCGCGGGCGCCATCAGCGAGATTATCGCTTAA
- the rpmG gene encoding 50S ribosomal protein L33 has protein sequence MREIVTLQCTECKERNYTTTKNKKTTTGRLEFEKFCKRCRCHKKHRETK, from the coding sequence ATGCGGGAAATCGTGACATTGCAGTGCACCGAGTGCAAAGAGCGCAACTACACAACGACCAAGAACAAAAAGACGACCACCGGCCGTCTGGAATTCGAAAAGTTCTGCAAGCGTTGCCGTTGCCACAAGAAGCACCGGGAAACTAAGTAA